The proteins below are encoded in one region of Corynebacterium felinum:
- a CDS encoding CAP domain-containing protein produces the protein MLYPSRMRTLSAAVFISLGMCATTTLSAAPAFAFAPLIAGSSHSSSNPSIPVALPGVHREMPANHDTTHAEQETIRLLNEERVRRGMRPLQSTGFHADLAHQHSGFMAGSGEFHHSTLPERYYVGENILMANYLRWDSCFKLWLNSPSHRDNMLNPAFTKIGVSIVPSLDGNYYATMILGY, from the coding sequence ATGTTGTACCCCAGCCGTATGCGCACCCTCAGCGCAGCAGTGTTCATCTCCCTCGGAATGTGTGCCACCACTACCCTTTCCGCAGCGCCTGCTTTCGCATTCGCCCCCCTGATCGCCGGTTCCTCCCACTCCAGCAGCAACCCAAGTATTCCTGTTGCTCTCCCTGGTGTTCACCGTGAGATGCCCGCAAATCACGACACCACTCACGCCGAACAGGAAACCATTCGCCTGCTGAATGAAGAACGCGTCCGACGTGGAATGCGACCTCTGCAAAGCACCGGCTTTCACGCCGACCTTGCCCACCAGCACTCTGGCTTCATGGCAGGTTCTGGCGAATTCCACCACAGCACCCTTCCTGAGCGCTACTATGTGGGCGAGAATATCCTCATGGCTAACTACTTGCGCTGGGATTCTTGCTTCAAGCTGTGGCTGAATTCCCCTTCGCACCGCGACAATATGCTCAATCCCGCTTTCACCAAGATTGGGGTTTCAATTGTCCCTTCGCTGGATGGCAATTACTACGCCACGATGATCTT
- a CDS encoding electron transfer flavoprotein subunit alpha/FixB family protein: protein MSNAYVLVEYTGDQVAAATAELITAAKVFGAVTAVVVGTEGAHLPLVDTLAALGADQIVAAEGADVASRIVLPETDALSMLAASAPAPIIIDAGAHGNEIAGRLAARLASGVLCDVVGINADRSAQMSIFGDSIEVTAVVGGNSPIYTLRPGAVEPKPTPGAGVVSTFALPAATVKDVTVTKFTPAPKGDRPDLAQAKVVVAGGRGLDSAEGFSNVAEPLADVLDAAVGATRDAVDLGWYGPQFQVGQTGVTVSPDLYIGLGISGAIQHTSGMQTARKIVVINNDEDAPFFQIADLGVVGDVHEVVPRVIEELKKRG, encoded by the coding sequence ATGTCTAATGCTTATGTTTTGGTGGAATACACTGGGGATCAGGTCGCAGCTGCGACTGCGGAATTGATTACTGCAGCGAAGGTTTTCGGGGCGGTCACCGCCGTGGTGGTGGGTACTGAAGGGGCGCATCTTCCGCTCGTCGATACGCTTGCTGCGTTGGGTGCGGATCAGATTGTGGCAGCTGAGGGCGCTGATGTGGCGTCTCGAATCGTGCTGCCGGAAACGGATGCGCTGTCGATGCTGGCCGCGAGTGCTCCTGCTCCCATCATTATTGACGCTGGCGCGCACGGCAATGAGATTGCTGGTCGCCTCGCTGCCCGTTTGGCTTCGGGTGTGTTGTGCGATGTTGTGGGCATTAATGCGGATCGCTCCGCACAGATGAGCATTTTTGGTGATTCCATTGAAGTCACCGCAGTAGTTGGCGGTAACAGCCCGATTTACACTCTGCGCCCTGGTGCGGTTGAGCCGAAGCCGACCCCTGGTGCTGGGGTGGTGAGCACTTTCGCGCTACCAGCTGCCACGGTGAAGGATGTGACCGTGACCAAATTCACCCCAGCGCCGAAGGGTGATCGCCCTGATTTGGCGCAGGCGAAGGTCGTGGTTGCGGGTGGCCGTGGCCTTGATTCTGCGGAGGGCTTTAGCAACGTTGCTGAGCCTTTGGCTGATGTGTTGGATGCTGCTGTTGGCGCGACTCGCGATGCGGTGGACTTGGGCTGGTATGGCCCACAATTCCAGGTTGGCCAGACTGGTGTGACAGTCAGCCCAGATTTGTACATTGGTTTGGGTATTTCCGGTGCAATCCAGCACACCTCTGGTATGCAGACTGCCCGCAAGATTGTTGTGATCAACAATGATGAAGATGCGCCTTTCTTCCAGATCGCTGATTTGGGTGTTGTGGGCGACGTGCATGAGGTTGTTCCTCGTGTGATTGAGGAATTGAAGAAGCGGGGCTAG
- a CDS encoding electron transfer flavoprotein subunit beta/FixA family protein, with the protein MPAIVVLVKSVPDTWSVKSLEADFTLDRNSVDNVLDEINEFAVEQALRLKEAHAGYEVVALSAGTGEEALRKALAMGADSAVQVVDDALAGSDVLGTAWALTNALNQIPDVALIVAGVASSDGAMGALPGILAEYRNQPALTSCKSVELADGQVKAVRETRDGDFAIEAAMPAIVTVTDKADKPRYPNFKGIMAAKKAEIRVWDLAAIGVSAENVGLERAATRVSTAVPRPTRSQGEMIYGDAQTQAEKIVDFIKNS; encoded by the coding sequence ATGCCAGCGATTGTTGTGTTGGTCAAAAGTGTTCCAGATACGTGGTCGGTGAAGAGCTTGGAAGCTGACTTCACGTTGGACCGTAACAGCGTGGATAATGTGCTTGATGAGATTAATGAGTTTGCAGTTGAGCAGGCTTTGCGGTTGAAGGAAGCACATGCAGGCTACGAGGTTGTGGCATTGTCTGCTGGTACGGGGGAAGAGGCACTGCGCAAGGCATTGGCTATGGGTGCGGATTCCGCTGTGCAGGTTGTTGATGATGCGCTCGCTGGTTCTGATGTGTTGGGTACTGCGTGGGCGTTGACGAATGCGCTGAATCAAATCCCTGACGTGGCTTTGATTGTTGCCGGTGTTGCATCGTCTGATGGTGCGATGGGTGCGCTGCCGGGCATTCTTGCCGAGTACCGTAACCAGCCTGCCTTAACATCTTGCAAGTCGGTTGAACTTGCCGACGGCCAGGTCAAGGCCGTCCGTGAGACTCGCGATGGTGATTTCGCTATCGAGGCTGCTATGCCCGCAATCGTGACTGTTACTGATAAGGCTGATAAGCCCCGTTACCCGAACTTTAAGGGAATTATGGCGGCGAAGAAGGCTGAGATTCGGGTGTGGGACTTGGCTGCAATTGGGGTGTCGGCTGAGAATGTGGGCTTGGAGCGTGCTGCAACTCGCGTATCGACGGCGGTGCCACGTCCTACGCGCAGCCAGGGTGAGATGATTTATGGCGATGCTCAGACTCAGGCAGAAAAGATCGTCGATTTCATTAAGAATTCTTAA
- a CDS encoding NUDIX hydrolase, with protein sequence MSEAVVGYEGAKLAVTVVMVRDTEHGLEVYVQERVSSMPTFPNATVFPGGGVDSRDVDATDDESIWFGPTPDQWSQVLGTDRRKARALVMAAGRELFEESGTLLASHLDGSLIADATPYHSQRLALESHRLSFSQVLKRNDLVARSDLLHPCSRWVSPEEDAVKFDMYSFIAQLPDGQEPDGCTREAASTGWFSPSLILDGWRAGLLRLVIPTWAHLLLLSQHDTVASLLAALENPVIEPVLGNPVDDPRYAEFFNYTPPNRLNV encoded by the coding sequence ATGTCTGAGGCGGTTGTGGGATACGAGGGCGCAAAGCTTGCTGTCACCGTGGTGATGGTGCGCGATACTGAGCACGGTCTTGAGGTGTATGTCCAGGAGCGTGTGTCTTCGATGCCCACTTTTCCCAATGCCACAGTGTTTCCTGGAGGTGGGGTGGACAGCCGTGATGTGGACGCTACCGATGACGAATCTATTTGGTTCGGGCCAACCCCCGACCAATGGTCGCAAGTACTGGGCACGGATCGTCGAAAAGCTCGCGCGTTAGTGATGGCCGCAGGTCGAGAGCTTTTTGAAGAATCGGGAACGCTGCTCGCGTCACATCTTGATGGTTCACTGATTGCCGATGCCACCCCGTACCACTCGCAGCGTCTTGCTTTAGAATCGCACCGCTTGTCATTTTCGCAGGTGCTCAAGCGCAATGATCTGGTGGCCCGCTCAGACCTCCTTCACCCCTGTTCACGCTGGGTGAGCCCAGAAGAAGATGCAGTCAAATTCGACATGTATTCCTTTATCGCACAATTACCGGATGGACAAGAACCTGATGGTTGCACACGGGAAGCAGCATCAACGGGGTGGTTTAGTCCTTCCTTGATTCTTGATGGGTGGCGGGCTGGATTGCTGCGCCTTGTGATCCCTACCTGGGCGCACCTGTTGTTGTTAAGCCAGCATGATACGGTTGCATCCTTGTTAGCAGCATTAGAAAACCCTGTGATTGAACCTGTGTTGGGCAATCCGGTGGATGATCCCCGCTATGCAGAATTTTTTAATTACACCCCTCCGAATCGGTTGAATGTATGA
- a CDS encoding cysteine desulfurase family protein, with protein sequence MLYFDHAATTPMRESAKDAWLEASSALNPSGQYALGRRARSLLDDARETVAKVFGCDPIEVIFTASGTESVNIALKGFYAISPHSKVVISAIEHSAVYETAQFLGDVDLLPVTREGFVHDPHNILAQPAAVVSCMWANNETGAIQPIEQIIAATDAPVHVDAVQAVGKVPINFHALGAASLAMSGHKFGGPRGVGVLLAKRSPAPAPLFHGGGQERGIRSGTVDVAGACGFAAALTEVVATMDEEQQRLAALKDMIIAALPEDSILNTPKHSLATHVNVSFPGAEGDSLIMLLDSQGFALATGSACANGVNRASRVLLAQGVDEKTARGTLRISLGYTTTEDEVAQLIEALPKAVAIARQAGMA encoded by the coding sequence GTGTTGTACTTCGATCATGCAGCCACTACTCCGATGCGTGAAAGTGCGAAAGATGCGTGGCTTGAGGCAAGCTCGGCGCTGAACCCATCTGGGCAGTACGCGCTGGGGCGTCGAGCGCGAAGCTTGCTTGACGACGCCCGCGAAACGGTGGCGAAAGTATTTGGCTGCGACCCGATCGAAGTAATTTTCACCGCCAGTGGCACTGAATCGGTCAATATTGCGCTGAAAGGCTTCTACGCGATCAGTCCGCATTCAAAAGTTGTGATCAGTGCCATTGAGCATTCCGCAGTGTACGAAACTGCCCAATTCCTTGGTGATGTGGACTTGCTTCCCGTCACTAGGGAAGGTTTCGTCCACGATCCCCACAACATACTGGCACAGCCAGCGGCGGTAGTCAGCTGCATGTGGGCCAACAATGAAACAGGCGCCATCCAGCCAATAGAGCAGATCATCGCTGCTACCGATGCACCAGTGCACGTTGACGCGGTTCAAGCGGTGGGAAAAGTTCCCATTAATTTCCATGCTTTAGGTGCCGCCAGCCTCGCGATGAGTGGGCATAAATTCGGTGGCCCACGTGGGGTGGGGGTGTTGCTTGCCAAGCGCAGTCCAGCACCCGCCCCACTGTTTCATGGCGGTGGGCAGGAGCGCGGTATTCGTTCCGGAACAGTGGATGTCGCTGGCGCGTGTGGTTTTGCCGCAGCATTGACTGAGGTTGTTGCCACCATGGATGAAGAACAGCAGCGCTTAGCGGCGCTTAAAGACATGATCATTGCTGCATTACCTGAGGATTCTATTCTCAACACCCCGAAGCATTCGTTGGCAACGCATGTTAATGTGTCGTTTCCTGGTGCTGAGGGCGATAGTTTGATCATGCTGTTAGATTCTCAAGGTTTCGCACTCGCGACCGGTTCTGCCTGCGCTAATGGTGTGAATCGGGCCTCGCGGGTGCTTTTGGCCCAAGGCGTTGATGAAAAAACCGCCCGCGGTACGCTAAGGATCAGTTTGGGCTACACCACCACTGAAGATGAGGTAGCCCAGCTGATCGAAGCGTTACCGAAGGCGGTCGCCATTGCCCGCCAAGCGGGCATGGCCTAG
- a CDS encoding ABC transporter ATP-binding protein, with protein MVLMTNSDLRNPDLLLDFEDVHFIRDGKTLLGPVTWQVELDERWVIIGPNGAGKTTLMRLAAAEEYPSKGMAWIMGEKIGRTDMRDLRSMIGLSSAALANRIPVDEKVGDLVISAGYAILGRWREEYEEFDVSRADEILEQVGAAHLSDRTWGTLSEGERKRVLVARALMANPELLLLDEPGAGMDLGGREDLVGYLGELALDADAPAMVMITHHVEEIPFGFTHAMILDAGHVVAQGLIDDVLTSEHLSRAFHQPIKVDRIDGRFFARRSTDGLSS; from the coding sequence ATGGTGCTTATGACAAATTCTGACCTGCGCAATCCTGACCTCCTCCTCGATTTTGAAGACGTCCATTTTATCCGCGACGGTAAAACACTACTCGGGCCAGTGACGTGGCAGGTCGAACTGGATGAACGGTGGGTCATTATTGGCCCGAACGGTGCAGGTAAAACCACATTGATGCGCCTTGCCGCCGCCGAAGAATACCCATCAAAGGGTATGGCCTGGATTATGGGTGAAAAAATTGGTCGCACAGATATGCGTGACCTGCGCAGCATGATCGGCCTATCCTCTGCCGCGTTGGCTAACCGCATTCCGGTGGACGAAAAAGTAGGCGACCTCGTTATTTCCGCAGGATACGCTATTTTGGGGCGGTGGCGTGAAGAATACGAAGAGTTTGATGTGTCCCGCGCTGACGAAATTTTAGAACAGGTTGGTGCCGCACACCTGTCCGACCGCACCTGGGGCACCTTAAGTGAAGGTGAGCGTAAGCGAGTTTTGGTTGCGCGTGCACTGATGGCCAACCCCGAACTATTGCTTCTCGACGAGCCAGGTGCCGGCATGGATTTGGGCGGACGCGAAGACCTCGTAGGTTATCTCGGCGAGCTTGCATTAGATGCGGACGCCCCAGCCATGGTGATGATCACCCACCACGTGGAGGAGATTCCTTTCGGATTTACTCACGCCATGATCCTCGACGCCGGCCACGTGGTGGCTCAGGGCTTGATTGATGATGTGCTGACCAGTGAACATCTGAGTCGAGCCTTCCATCAACCAATTAAGGTCGATAGGATTGATGGCCGGTTCTTTGCCCGACGCAGCACTGATGGTTTAAGCAGCTAG
- a CDS encoding maltotransferase domain-containing protein, with amino-acid sequence MTGRLAIEDVRPLISGRAYPSKAVVGELIPISAQVWREGHDAISATLTVQGPASSHIAASPMKITMRQDPHNVDLVHAFFIPDVTGDWSFHVEAWSDPMKTWRHAVTTKIEAGQSVTELANDLEYGAQLFERAAAGLSENLQRSALLAVAKELRDETAPLRTRVAPGLSVEVTEILSENPLRLLVTSGDTHKVLVERRDALVNSWYELFPRSTGGWDDEGKPIHGTFDTTAAALDRVARMGFDTVYFPPIHPIGEVNRKGRNNTLTPERDDVGSPWAIGSAYGGHDATHPELGTVEDFQRLLAYAKSLNLEIALDLALQAAPDHPWAKTHEEFFTVLPDSTIAYAENPPKKYQDIYPLNFDNDRHAIYNEIYRVVKFWVDLGVRTFRVDNPHTKPADFWEWLIKKIHKTHPEVIFLAEAFTRPARLYGLAKIGFSQSYTYFTWKVSKHELKEFALEIARMADVSRPHLFVNTPDILHESLQYGGRAMFAIRATLAATMSPLWGMYSGFELYEGTAVAPGSEEYLDSEKYELKPRNFDVEDTLEPYITALNRIRRQCPALQQLRQIHFHHTANDQVLAYTKVDPVTGDAVLVVINLDPLNPQETTVELDMDKIGLPRNAAFTAHDLISDQQFPWAQSTYVRLDPTKDVAHILALPQVTGDALSSIRRREADDYRP; translated from the coding sequence ATGACTGGAAGACTTGCGATCGAGGATGTCCGCCCCCTCATCTCCGGCCGAGCATACCCGTCGAAAGCTGTGGTCGGCGAGCTCATCCCTATCAGCGCTCAGGTGTGGCGGGAGGGCCATGACGCTATTTCTGCAACGCTGACCGTACAGGGCCCAGCATCATCTCATATTGCCGCTTCGCCGATGAAGATAACGATGCGCCAAGACCCTCACAATGTTGATCTGGTTCACGCTTTCTTCATCCCCGATGTCACGGGTGACTGGTCTTTCCATGTTGAAGCGTGGAGCGACCCCATGAAAACGTGGCGCCATGCCGTCACCACGAAGATTGAAGCGGGACAATCTGTCACTGAACTAGCTAATGATCTGGAATATGGTGCACAGCTGTTCGAGCGTGCTGCGGCTGGTTTGAGCGAAAACCTTCAACGCAGTGCGTTGCTCGCTGTGGCCAAAGAGCTGCGCGACGAGACCGCACCCCTGCGCACCCGTGTGGCCCCTGGCTTATCGGTTGAAGTGACGGAAATTTTGAGCGAAAATCCTCTGCGCTTGCTGGTAACTAGTGGGGATACGCACAAAGTGCTGGTGGAGCGTCGCGATGCGCTGGTCAACTCGTGGTACGAGCTGTTCCCCCGCTCTACTGGTGGCTGGGATGATGAAGGCAAGCCGATCCATGGCACCTTTGATACCACTGCTGCGGCGCTCGATCGGGTCGCTCGCATGGGCTTTGATACTGTCTACTTCCCCCCTATTCACCCCATTGGGGAGGTCAACAGGAAAGGCCGCAACAACACCTTGACGCCGGAGCGTGACGACGTCGGCTCGCCGTGGGCGATCGGTTCCGCGTACGGCGGGCATGATGCCACCCACCCCGAATTGGGCACCGTGGAGGATTTTCAGCGCCTTCTTGCCTACGCCAAGAGCTTGAATCTTGAGATCGCGCTTGATCTTGCGCTTCAGGCTGCCCCTGATCACCCGTGGGCGAAAACCCATGAGGAGTTTTTCACAGTGCTTCCTGACAGCACGATTGCCTATGCTGAAAATCCCCCGAAGAAGTATCAGGATATTTACCCACTGAACTTTGACAATGATCGCCATGCAATTTATAACGAGATTTATCGTGTGGTGAAGTTCTGGGTGGACTTGGGCGTGCGCACATTCCGTGTGGACAATCCGCATACTAAGCCTGCAGATTTCTGGGAATGGCTGATTAAGAAGATCCACAAGACCCACCCTGAGGTCATTTTCCTTGCCGAAGCCTTTACCCGACCAGCCCGGTTGTATGGCTTGGCCAAGATTGGTTTCTCCCAGTCTTATACCTACTTCACATGGAAGGTCAGTAAGCATGAGTTGAAAGAATTCGCTCTCGAAATCGCACGCATGGCGGATGTGAGCCGACCACACCTGTTTGTGAACACTCCCGATATTTTGCACGAGTCTTTGCAATATGGGGGCCGGGCAATGTTTGCTATTCGTGCCACTCTCGCTGCTACGATGTCTCCGCTGTGGGGCATGTATTCCGGTTTCGAGCTCTACGAAGGAACTGCGGTTGCCCCCGGCTCGGAAGAATACCTCGATAGCGAAAAATATGAGCTCAAACCGAGGAATTTCGATGTTGAGGATACCCTCGAACCGTATATCACAGCGCTCAACCGCATTCGACGTCAATGCCCTGCCCTGCAGCAGCTGCGTCAGATTCATTTCCACCACACCGCCAACGACCAAGTTCTCGCCTACACCAAGGTCGATCCGGTCACCGGCGATGCCGTATTAGTTGTGATCAACCTCGATCCACTCAACCCACAAGAAACAACGGTGGAATTGGACATGGATAAGATCGGGCTTCCCCGCAACGCTGCATTTACCGCCCATGATCTCATCAGTGATCAGCAATTCCCGTGGGCTCAAAGCACCTATGTGCGCCTTGACCCTACAAAGGACGTCGCCCATATTCTTGCATTGCCGCAAGTAACCGGTGATGCATTAAGCAGCATCCGTAGGCGGGAAGCTGACGACTACCGCCCGTAG
- a CDS encoding THUMP-like domain-containing protein → MSLSPDEVRFLRTCEIPSDRELSARSAIEDAEFFRRAFGKFGRAAFELAKARSAHKLPDSWLMCHESMQQATPPAVAQVRARRIARLFPDALVHDVTCSIGTEAHACVEEKLNYYGSDLDLSRILMAQHNVSAPFHIADALQPAMRADIVIADPARRAKGRRIFKPEDLLPPLPDLINAHPQALLAIKCAPGIDFSEWDGLVSVVSTTTGVKEACLYSGALSEGHRREAVMITNSGVDTVTDALPDDVGAGEPGKYILDPDGAVVRAGLVRHYAHREGLWMLDERIAYLTGDEIPLGRSGFEYIETVPMKKLKAALKAHDAGTIEILVRGVDCDPDTLRKKLALKGKTPMTVVLTRIGTQGVALVCRAREFRHAAVSEVAG, encoded by the coding sequence ATGAGTTTAAGCCCAGACGAAGTTCGATTTTTACGCACCTGCGAGATCCCTAGTGACCGCGAACTATCCGCGCGTTCAGCCATTGAAGACGCAGAGTTTTTCCGTCGCGCTTTCGGCAAATTCGGCCGCGCTGCCTTTGAATTAGCGAAAGCGCGTAGCGCACATAAACTTCCCGATTCCTGGCTGATGTGCCACGAGTCGATGCAACAGGCAACCCCACCTGCTGTGGCACAGGTGCGAGCCCGTCGCATTGCCCGTCTTTTCCCCGATGCGCTTGTTCATGACGTGACCTGCTCTATCGGTACCGAAGCGCACGCGTGTGTAGAGGAAAAACTGAACTATTATGGTTCAGATTTAGATCTTTCGCGCATCCTCATGGCGCAGCATAATGTTTCCGCTCCCTTCCATATCGCGGATGCACTGCAACCAGCTATGCGTGCGGATATTGTGATCGCTGATCCTGCGCGCCGAGCGAAAGGGCGCAGGATTTTCAAACCCGAGGATCTCCTTCCGCCGCTCCCAGACCTGATCAACGCGCACCCTCAGGCGCTGTTAGCGATCAAATGCGCACCGGGCATTGATTTTTCCGAATGGGATGGCCTTGTTAGCGTGGTCAGTACGACCACGGGAGTGAAAGAGGCATGCCTGTATAGCGGCGCACTGTCTGAAGGGCATCGCCGCGAAGCTGTGATGATCACCAATTCCGGCGTTGATACGGTGACTGATGCATTGCCTGACGACGTCGGCGCGGGCGAACCAGGGAAATATATTCTTGATCCCGATGGTGCTGTGGTGCGCGCCGGGTTGGTGCGTCATTATGCGCATCGTGAGGGTTTGTGGATGTTGGATGAGCGGATTGCGTATCTCACGGGGGATGAAATTCCACTGGGGCGGAGTGGATTCGAATACATTGAGACTGTCCCGATGAAGAAACTCAAAGCGGCTTTAAAGGCCCATGACGCTGGGACTATTGAAATTTTGGTCCGTGGTGTTGATTGTGATCCGGATACGTTGCGCAAAAAGTTGGCGTTGAAGGGGAAGACCCCAATGACGGTGGTGCTTACACGCATTGGAACTCAGGGTGTGGCGTTGGTGTGTCGGGCACGTGAGTTTCGTCATGCTGCCGTGAGCGAGGTTGCGGGCTAA